A window from Temnothorax longispinosus isolate EJ_2023e chromosome 1, Tlon_JGU_v1, whole genome shotgun sequence encodes these proteins:
- the Dnapol-theta gene encoding DNA polymerase theta isoform X1 encodes MQSFGDETLLACIDIEKRHQIPQEQAGSKAPLQEENVSDLGEYFKSSSPLSDFTNKDNDLDKPKLSDSGTKKIGRENASDFVKYFEDSITFPKVNNRRNLSSATGAPRRSGLLPSQRNRSPREINKKHVDNNLKEKRRPGTADNKQKCDGSGIQGTLCKNKSSNNAQDATSSSGVRTSSAVNATYNSENSEFVISSPPLCTQDRCKLASWGLPPNILQKYTARGVERMFPWQMECLSNRLVTQERRNLVYSAPTSAGKTFVAEVLLIKTVLEKQKKVIFILPFVSVVREKMYYFQDLLSDSGIRVEGFMGGNVPPGGFAATHVAIATIEKANSLVNRLMEEKDLSSLGAVIIDELHLLGDPNRGYLLELLLTKLKYMTVHNDDINIQLIGMSATLPNLPLLAKWLGAELYKTEFRPIPLNEYCKIEANIYDNKLNLVRKLTELQELETDVDNILQLCIETIGASHSVLIFCPTKKWCEKLAEQIAATFFKLGRENTKLGEILKKEITPELIHETLEQLKRSPSGLDKILKNTISFGVAFHHAGLTMDERDIIEGSFRTGSLRVLIATSTLSSGVNLPARRVIIRSPLFGGSPLNTLTYKQMIGRAGRMGKDSAGESILICKPNERNAATSLLSAALDPIESCLNDSTLLIRALLEAVASEVLYTYEDLELYINCTLLSLNGQSDVRAFSNEAMKFLLDNEFLLLQTTERESRWVATPLGKACLAASIPPREGLFLFEELQKARRCFVLDTELHVIYLVTPLSSGCQIGTVDWMTFHELWNAMSESERRVGKLVGVEERFVLSAIRGVVKPGKLLNIHRRFYSALALHDLVKEMPLHAVCKKYGCCRGVLQTLQQSAATYAGMVTQFCKQLGWDCMELLVNQFQTRLQFGVCRELLDLLRLPMLNGLRARSLYKQGIETVADLAVANELNVERALYTALPFESEKECEGEYALEVEKRNKMRTVFVTGRDGLTPQQAAVLLVQEARTLIQKELGLEQMPWEQNERSLQVNVRNAEDTSNIKENIQTDLNIKDLESTTMRTSIESLANGNLVSNESEKDNNPKPDVREEISGTDALVKKEVTELNNQHLNEADLPPEVSEDDEDSSMFLDLSSPDMIANDEPLGTPKEKKNFPATDDSNKIKRSSKNLEKFNLVANDIPNKKLKNSNTNEIKNNDENLIDKNESASIISGDVKPSYSRSPSLFDDSLNLDTQMCDILEQNVMNIAHLTELDSKVLASESDAADALQKQSTSSNTGNVQLCGENNAKGIDASNLQTKNSILSWGNDSWNNSELLKQIVQQDQNIMQPKKENSNSKIRNIVNTSESITLKNTKTCARDSKDEVHKADVKKRTAALKGKTPRKLSKVTKVDSPVANIIVFKKERKTSADSNKSDSDDFVVGSQQFESPFSSNKSRTRTTLEKMRKLRSQKLPEVTITEINNRLNSPIKEIPNDTVEDKIKEEESEVKPKLKEILPPNALLSANCSIDSIVYNSEDEATNNLTRSTLRTKQHETQSNNLNKDIKLKTENISSDKKKDLLNETVDWNTLNIVKVANNRATFNLFKREVLKKRNIALALHCDTYIDNTNNIGSRICASNTEGKRRLRRSGSYAHGNKEIRGVAISWESNIAYYVSFSNSQESKVSGKEQMALLKELFYDTTLYVKCFAIKDVYKLLYQCCGITVKCRFLDPVIAHWLYTNDFERNFNEMVVQYFPQGTFIMKRTKSSYYAGPGMDVRSSLPGEFRSAAEAVLTWHMVDNVTSKLEELNPVLIYTFREVEMKIMTTLACMELSGIGVNLKSLQELSSVISNEMESLETKAYNLAGRKFNFSSSKEVGQVLGLYKDKKVSTSKAVLEKCDNPISTLVISWRKLNATRTKMIYPLLNLAQEDSRIRGSCITCTVTGRVSMHEPNLQNVPKDFNFVDNNLVVSVRMAFVPALGNVMLSADYCQLELRLLTHFSQDSVLCKIMRQQGDIFKNIAAKWNNVVEEQVTNEMRQRTKQLCYGMIYGMGVKSLAESLCISETEAQEFLESFMSAYPGIYKWLNDVLEEAHHDGYVTTLLGRRRQLPDLKSTKSSTRAQAERQAVNTKVQGSAADIVKKAMISIEDKIRSYFPDSAMVFPEMHTTRRLRSNLQQRGGYLVLQLHDELLYEVNLADLKEVAVIIKDSMENVCQLTVPLPVKVRVGPAWGDLNDYQF; translated from the exons ATGCAGTCTTTCGGCGACGAAACTCTGTTGGCTTGCATAGACATCGAAAAGAGACATCAAATCCCACAAGAGCAAGCCGGAAGTAAAGCCCCGTTGCAGGAGGAAAACGTCAGTGATCTGGGTGAATATTTCAAGTCGAGCTCGCCGCTTTCGGACTTCACGAACAAGGACAACGATCTGGATAAACCGAAGCTGTCTGACTCCGGCACGAAAAAAATAGGAAGAGAAAACGCGTCtgattttgttaaatatttcgagGACAGTATTACATTTCCTAAGGTCAACAACAGAAGAAATTTATCCTCGGCCACCGGTGCTCCGAGAAGAAGCGGGCTCTTGCCGTCTCAAAGAAATCGGAGTCCTCGTGAAATAAACAAGAAGCATGTTGATAACAATTTGAAGGAGAAACGTCGTCCCGGCACAGCTGACAATAAACAGAAGTGCGATGGATCTGGTATTCAGGGTACTCTCTGTAAAAATAAGTCTTCCAATAATGCGCAAGATGCAACAAGTAGCAGTGGAGTCAGAACGTCATCGGCCGTTAATGCTACGTACAATAGTGAAAATTCGGAGTTTGTTATTTCGTCTCCACCACTTTGCACTCAGGACCGTTGTAAATTGGCGTCGTGGGGCCTGCCGCCAAATATTCTACAG aAATACACTGCCCGTGGGGTAGAACGCATGTTCCCATGGCAAATGGAGTGCTTGTCGAATCGTCTAGTAACGCAAGAGAGAAGGAATCTCGTGTATTCCGCGCCTACCTCCGCAGGGAAGACCTTCGTCGCTGAAGTCCTCTTAATTAAGACCGTTCTAGAAAAGCAGAAGAAAGTGATCTTTATCCTGCCGTTTGTGTCTGTCGTTAGAGAAAAGATGTATTACTTTCAA GATTTATTGTCCGACAGTGGGATAAGAGTGGAGGGATTTATGGGAGGAAACGTCCCGCCAGGAGGATTTGCTGCTACCCACGTTGCAATAGCGACTATAGAGAAGGCGAATTCTTTGGTGAATCGTTTGATGGAGGAAAAAGATTTGAGTAGCTTAGGAGCTGTGATAATAGACGAATTGCATCTACTCGGTGATCCTAACCGCGGCTATCTCTTGGAGCTACTTCTGACCAAGTTGAAATACATGACTGTCCA CAACGATGATATCAATATACAACTGATAGGTATGTCAGCCACATTACCTAACTTACCTCTGCTAGCCAAATGGTTGGGTGCGGAGCTGTACAAGACTGAGTTTCGGCCCATACCTTTGAATGAATATTGCAAG ATAGaagcaaatatatatgataacaAATTGAATCTTGTCAGAAAACTGACAGAGTTGCAAGAATTAGAAACAGATGTAGATAATATTCTACAGCTTTGCATTGAGACAATAGGTGCCAGTCATAGTGTGTTGATTTTCTGTCCCACAAAGAAATGGTGTGAGAAATTGGCAGAACAAATTGCTGCAACTTTCTTCAAGTTAG GTCGTGAAAATACAAAGCTTGGTGAGATattgaagaaagaaattacTCCTGAATTAATCCATGAAACTCTGGAACAATTAAAACGCAGTCCAAGTGGTttagacaaaattttaaaaaacacgATTTCGTTCGGCGTTGCGTTTCATCATGCTGGACTCACAATGGACGAACGTGATATCATAGAAGGATCCTTCAG AACGGGATCCTTGAGGGTTCTTATAGCAACGTCGACATTAAGTAGTGGAGTAAACTTACCTGCACGAAGAGTAATCATAAGATCACCTCTATTTGGTGGCAGTCCGTTGAATACTTTAACTTACAAACAAATGATAGGACGTGCTGGTCGTATGGGGAAAGACAGCGCAG GAGAAAGTATACTAATATGTAAACCGAATGAACGTAATGCAGCTACGTCATTGCTCTCTGCAGCTCTGGATCCAATTGAATCTTGTCTCAATGATTCCACGCTACTAATAAGGGCGCTCTTGGAAGCAGTAGCTAGCgaagttttatatacatacgaaGATTTAGAACTGTACATTAATTGTACTTTGCTAAGCTTGAATGGACAGTCTGATGTGCGAGCATTTTCCAATGAAGCGATGAAATTCTTATTagataatgaatttttatt ATTACAAACTACAGAGCGGGAATCTAGGTGGGTAGCAACGCCGCTTGGGAAAGCATGTTTGGCCGCGTCTATACCTCCCAGAGAGGGATTGTTTCTGTTTGAAGAATTACAGAAAGCACGAAGGTGTTTCGTTTTGGACACCGAATTGCACGTGATATATTTGGTAACTCCACTCTCGTCCGGATGTCAAATTGGAACTGTCGATTGGATGACGTTTCACGAATTGTGGAACGCTATGTCCGAAAGCGAGCGCAGAGTTGGAAAACTCGTCGGAGTAGAAGAGCGTTTTGTGTTGTCAGCTATCAGGGGAGTCGTTAAACCTGGAAAATTG TTGAATATACATAGGAGATTCTACAGCGCATTGGCGCTACACGATTTGGTGAAGGAAATGCCGCTTCATGCggtttgtaaaaaatacggGTGTTGTCGCGGAGTATTGCAAACCTTACAGCAGTCTGCCGCCACGTACGCGG GTATGGTCACGCAATTTTGCAAGCAATTAGGTTGGGATTGCATGGAATTATTGGTGAATCAATTTCAAACGAGATTGCAGTTCGGCGTCTGCAGAGAATTGCTAGATTTGCTGCGTCTGCCGATGTTAAACGGCTTGCGAGCAAGGAGCCTATAtaaacagggaatagaaaccGTAGCAGACTTGGCTGTTGCTAATGAACTTAATGTCGAACGCGCGCTTTACACTGCTCTCCCTTTTGAAAG CGAAAAAGAATGTGAGGGAGAATATGCGCTTGAAGtggaaaagagaaataaaatgagGACAGTATTCGTCACTGGAAGAGATGGTCTCACACCTCAACAAGCTGCAGTTTTATTAGTTCAAGAGGCGCGGACATTAATTCag aaagaGTTGGGACTGGAGCAGATGCCATGGGAGCAGAATGAACGATCTCTGCAAGTAAATGTTAGAAATGCTGAAGATACGTCTAacataaaggaaaatattcaGACCGATTTGAATATAAAGGACTTGGAATCTACGACAATGAGAACATCGATAGAAAGTTTGGCGAACGGAAACCTTGTGAGTAACGAAAGTGAAAAGGATAATAATCCAAAACCTGACGTACGTGAAGAAATCAGTGGAACCGACGCGTTGGTCAAAAAAGAAGTAACTGAATTGAACAATCAACATTTAAATGAAGCTGATTTGCCGCCTGAAGTCTCAGAAGATGACGAAGATTCGTCTATGTTTCTCGACTTAAGTTCTCCCGATATGATAGCAAACGATGAACCACTAGGTACGcctaaagaaaagaaaaatttcccCGCGACTGATGATAGCAATAAGATAAAGAGAAGTAgcaaaaatttagaaaaattcaaCTTGGTTGCTAACGATATACCtaacaaaaagttaaaaaattccaaCACGAATGAGATAAAGAATAACGATGAGAATTTGATAGACAAAAACGAAAGTGCATCTATTATAAGTGGAGATGTTAAACCGTCCTACTCAAGGAGTCCTAGTCTATTCGACGACAGTTTGAATCTTGACACCCAAATGTGCGATATTCTCGAGCAAAATGTAATGAATATCGCGCATTTGACGGAATTAGATTCGAAAGTACTCGCAAGCGAATCGGATGCCGCGGATGCGTTACAGAAACAATCTACGAGTTCAAATACCGGCAATGTGCAATTGTGTGGAGAAAATAATGCGAAAGGTATAGACGCGTCTAATTTGCAAACCAAAAACAGCATATTGTCATGGGGTAACGATTCGTGGAATAATTCCGAATTGCTGAAACAGATAGTGCAGCAAGatcaaaatataatgcaacccaagaaagaaaatagtaattctaaaattagaaacattGTTAACACAAGTGAGTCtattacgttaaaaaatacgaaaactTGCGCGCGAGATAGTAAAGACGAGGTGCATAAAGCGGATGTTAAGAAACGTACTGCCGCACTTAAGGGGAAAACGCCACGGAAATTGTCAAAAGTAACGAAAGTGGATTCCCCTGTGGCGAATATAATCGTTTTCAAAAAGGAACGGAAGACGTCCGCGGATTCAAATAAATCCGACTCGGATGACTTCGTCGTTGGTTCGCAGCAATTCGAATCTCCTTTTAGCAGTAATAAAAGTCGAACGAGGACGACATTGGAGAAAATGCGTAAACTACGTTCTCAGAAACTCCCCGAGGTTacaataacagaaataaacaatCGTTTAAATTCTCCTATAAAAGAAATACCGAATGACACAGTGgaggataaaataaaagaagaagaaagtgaAGTGAAGCCAAAGTTGAAGGAAATTTTACCACCAAATGCATTGCTTTCTGCGAATTGTAGTATAGACAGCATTGTGTATAATTCCGAAGATGAGGCGACAAACAATTTAACCAGATCAACTTTGAGAACAAAGCAGCACGAGACGCAATCGAATAACTTGAATAAAGATATCAAATTAAAgacagaaaatatatcatcTGATAAGAAAAAGGATTTGTTGAACGAAACGGTAGATTGGAATACATTGAATATCGTGAAAGTTGCAAACAACAGAGCGACTTTTAATCTGTTCAAACGCGAAGTattaaagaaacgaaataTCGCGTTAGCCTTGCACTGTGacacatatatagataatacaaataacataGGCTCAAGGATTTGTGCCTCTAACACAGAAGGAAAACGAAGACTCAGAAGATCTGGAAGTTATGCGCATGGGAATAAAGAAATTCGCGGCGTTGCAATATCCTGGGAAAgtaatattgcatattatgTCTCCTTCAGTAATTCACAAG AATCAAAAGTCTCCGGAAAAGAACAGATGGCTCTattgaaagaattattttacgataCGACTTTGTACGTAAAATGCTTCGCGATAAAGGATGTATATAAACTGTTGTATCAATGCTGCGGAATCACTGTCAAATGTAGATTTCTTGATCCCGTGATTGCACATTGGTTGTATACCAAtgattttgaaagaaatttcAACGAAATG GTAGTGCAATACTTTCCACAAGGGACTTTTATAATGAAACGTACAAAATCTTCTTATTATGCCGGTCCTGGGATGGATGTGCGAAGTTCTTTACCAGGCGAGTTTAGATCAGCAGCAGAAGCCGTCCTTACGTGGCACATGGTGGATAATGTCACGAGTAAATTAGAAGAACTTAATCCTGTTCTAATTTATACGTTTAGAG AAGTAGAAATGAAAATCATGACAACTTTAGCTTGTATGGAATTATCGGGCATTGGCGTGAATCTAAAGTCTTTACAAGAGCTGTCGTCGGTTATTTCAAATGAAATGGAGTCTTTAGAAACAAAAGCTTACAACTTGGCAGGcagaaaatttaacttttcatCGTCCAAAGAAGTTGGACAg GTATTAggattatataaagataaaaaggtCAGTACAAGCAAGGCTGTTTTGGAAAAATGTGATAATCCAATATCGACCTTGGTGATTTCCTGGCGAAAATTAAATGCAACGAGAACAAAA ATGATTTATCCGTTGCTAAACCTAGCCCAAGAAGATTCTCGTATTCGTGGTAGTTGTATCACTTGTACGGTGACAGGAAGAGTCTCGATGCACGAGCCAAATTTGCAGAATGTGCCAAAGGATTTTAATTTCGTAGACAATAATCTGGTCGTAAGCGTAAGAATGGCATTTGTACCAGCTTTGGGCAACGTAATGCTATCCGCCGACTATTGTCAACTCGAATTGCGCCTCTTGACGCATTTTTCGCAAGATTCGGTATTGTGCAAAATCATGAGACAGCAGggtgacatttttaaaaacatcgCTGCCAAATGGAATAATGTAGTAGAAGAACAG GTAACTAATGAAATGCGTCAGCGTACCAAGCAATTGTGTTACGGCATGATTTACGGCATGGGAGTAAAATCATTGGCTGAAAGTCTGTGCATAAGTGAAACCGAAGCTCAAGAATTTTTAGAATCTTTTATGAGCGCATATCCGGGCATATATAAATGGTTAAACGACGTACTAGAAGAAGCGCATCACGATGGATATGTGACAACCCTACTCGGAAGACGTAGACAGCTTCCGGAtctaaaaagtacaaaatcATCTACGAGAG CGCAAGCAGAACGACAAGCTGTAAACACAAAGGTACAGGGTTCCGCCGCGGACATCGTCAAAAAGGCCATGATAAGTATAGAGGACAAGATAAGAAGTTATTTTCCGGACTCGGCTATGGTATTTCCAGAGATGCACACCACTCGCAGATTACGAAGCAACTTGCAACAGAGAGGTGGTTATTTAGTTTTACAGTTACACGATGAATTGTTATACGAA GTAAATTTAGCAGATTTAAAGGAAGTTGctgttataattaaagattcaATGGAAAATGTGTGCCAACTTACTGTGCCATTGCCAGTAAAAGTCAGAGTTGGGCCTGCATGGGGCGATTTAAATGATTATCAATTTTAG